From one Shewanella sp. GD04112 genomic stretch:
- a CDS encoding EAL domain-containing protein, whose translation MRHNFSLSELTLKHWLTLLLLPIFLALLLSYFIAGYLSHNKAAEIGRFNLERLEAILDLSDEVGEFAKDLTEQDCGKLTEYMYFQPYFRGVLLFNANAFYCSSTTGEVNLPLNTLLPADRLQNGSEYIVPETPARPGVPAIITIYKNENTQYGAVVVSEGQYLIDSFIQPDVFPRAVKTVVLGLHGATLPSSPQFSGNQVIRVLAKDQFDVHQDFVILLEISKGLFWHFYWIAFALSLPLIFTLIILSSLLLTKRRGRHSLADDIRSGIENKEFFLVYQPIVGSEDGKAKGVEALVRWQHPQMGLVRPDLFIPIAEESKLIVPLTNYIFERALADFSSMQVEPGFRVGFNVAPEHFIQSDIEAKFRYLRDAFAEIGVQPLIEITERQLLTADMCERIAALRELGILVAIDDFGTGQTTLSLLQTFTLDYLKIDKCFIDTIGQDSVTSHVLDTIIELCHKMNYVAVAEGVETQVQADYLISRNVHSLQGYLYAKPMKLDELRQWLKVH comes from the coding sequence ATGCGTCACAACTTCTCCTTATCCGAATTGACATTAAAACACTGGCTAACCTTACTTCTGTTGCCCATCTTTTTAGCTTTGCTATTGAGTTACTTTATCGCGGGCTATTTAAGCCATAATAAAGCCGCGGAAATTGGCCGTTTCAATTTGGAGCGTCTAGAGGCAATCTTAGACTTATCGGATGAAGTGGGTGAGTTTGCCAAGGACTTAACTGAGCAAGATTGCGGCAAGTTAACCGAATATATGTATTTTCAGCCTTATTTTCGGGGCGTATTACTCTTCAATGCAAATGCGTTTTACTGCTCGTCGACTACGGGAGAGGTGAATCTCCCCTTAAATACCTTACTACCTGCTGATAGGCTGCAAAATGGCTCTGAATATATCGTGCCTGAGACGCCTGCTCGGCCGGGCGTACCAGCGATCATCACGATTTATAAGAATGAGAATACGCAATACGGCGCCGTGGTTGTTTCCGAAGGCCAATACCTTATCGATAGTTTTATTCAGCCGGATGTCTTTCCTCGCGCGGTGAAAACCGTTGTGCTTGGCTTACATGGGGCGACGTTGCCCTCAAGCCCGCAGTTTAGTGGTAACCAAGTTATTAGGGTATTGGCGAAGGATCAGTTTGATGTGCATCAGGATTTTGTCATCCTGCTGGAGATCTCTAAGGGATTGTTTTGGCATTTTTATTGGATTGCCTTTGCATTATCACTGCCGCTGATATTTACCCTGATCATATTGTCCAGCCTATTGCTGACAAAGCGTCGTGGGCGTCACTCCCTTGCGGACGACATTAGAAGCGGCATTGAAAATAAAGAGTTTTTCCTCGTATACCAACCTATTGTGGGCAGTGAAGATGGCAAAGCCAAAGGCGTTGAAGCGCTGGTGCGCTGGCAGCATCCGCAAATGGGCTTAGTTCGTCCCGATTTGTTTATTCCCATCGCCGAAGAAAGCAAATTAATCGTGCCATTAACCAATTATATTTTTGAACGGGCCTTGGCCGATTTTAGCTCGATGCAAGTGGAACCGGGTTTTAGGGTCGGTTTTAACGTGGCGCCCGAGCATTTTATCCAAAGCGATATCGAGGCTAAGTTTCGTTACCTTAGGGATGCGTTTGCAGAAATTGGTGTGCAGCCGTTAATTGAAATCACCGAGCGGCAATTATTAACGGCGGATATGTGTGAGCGAATTGCTGCGCTACGTGAGCTGGGGATTCTAGTGGCGATTGACGATTTTGGTACTGGGCAGACAACCTTGTCGCTGCTGCAAACCTTTACCTTGGATTACCTTAAAATCGATAAATGCTTTATCGATACCATAGGCCAAGATTCGGTGACCTCCCATGTGCTCGATACCATCATCGAACTCTGCCATAAGATGAATTATGTGGCTGTGGCCGAAGGGGTGGAGACCCAAGTGCAGGCGGACTATTTAATCAGTCGTAATGTGCATTCTTTGCAGGGCTATTTATACGCTAAGCCGATGAAATTAGATGAGCTTAGGCAATGGCTGAAGGTTCATTAA
- a CDS encoding ammonium transporter has protein sequence MTQQTATLNAKLQHGTNTPNGQHAKFALPNARYSKLGYQALLALFASGFAGTALADEAQLSGANTAWILSSSALVLLMTLPGLALFYGGLVRSKNVLSILMQCFSIAAIASVLWFVVGYSIAFDTGNGFIGGLGKAFLASIGRDSVSGDIPEPLFMLFQMTFAIITPALIIGGFAERMRFSAVLMFSSAWLLLVYAPITHWVWGGGWLAELGLYDFAGGTVVHITAGVAALVAAKVLGPRKGFLNSAIMPHNLTMTVTGAGMLWVGWFGFNGGSALGANGTAAMAILATHLAASMGAITWAGIEWYKFGKASALGIVTGMVAGLGTITPASGYVGPAGALVIGFLGGVVCFFSTVYIKQKLKIDDSLDVFPVHGVGGILGTLLAGVFSSTQLGIFSGYGFASVNHTMLDQLGAQAIGVIATFTYTAIVTWLLFVVIGKILGGLRVSTEQEVNGLDLSEHEETGYSL, from the coding sequence ATGACCCAACAGACAGCCACACTTAACGCTAAGCTCCAGCACGGCACGAATACGCCAAACGGCCAACACGCTAAGTTTGCTCTGCCCAACGCCCGTTATTCAAAATTAGGTTATCAAGCATTATTAGCGCTGTTCGCCAGCGGCTTTGCAGGCACAGCGTTGGCCGATGAGGCGCAGCTCAGCGGCGCCAACACTGCCTGGATTTTAAGCTCATCTGCCCTAGTCCTATTGATGACACTCCCAGGGCTGGCGCTGTTTTACGGCGGTCTGGTGCGCAGTAAAAACGTGCTATCGATTTTAATGCAGTGTTTTTCTATCGCCGCTATCGCCTCCGTGCTGTGGTTTGTGGTGGGTTACTCTATCGCCTTCGATACCGGCAACGGTTTTATCGGCGGGCTTGGCAAAGCTTTTCTAGCCAGCATTGGTCGCGATAGTGTCAGTGGGGATATTCCCGAACCTTTATTTATGCTTTTCCAGATGACCTTCGCGATTATCACGCCAGCACTGATCATCGGTGGCTTTGCCGAGCGGATGAGATTCTCCGCTGTACTGATGTTTTCAAGCGCTTGGTTGCTGTTAGTCTATGCACCTATCACCCACTGGGTGTGGGGCGGCGGCTGGTTGGCCGAGCTTGGCCTGTATGACTTTGCTGGCGGTACAGTTGTACACATTACCGCTGGGGTGGCGGCACTGGTGGCGGCCAAAGTGTTAGGGCCGCGTAAGGGATTTTTAAACTCGGCCATTATGCCCCATAACCTGACCATGACAGTGACAGGCGCGGGCATGCTGTGGGTAGGCTGGTTTGGCTTTAATGGCGGCAGCGCTTTAGGCGCCAATGGCACTGCGGCCATGGCGATACTCGCGACCCACTTAGCCGCGTCAATGGGCGCTATCACGTGGGCGGGGATCGAGTGGTATAAATTCGGTAAGGCCAGTGCACTTGGTATCGTCACCGGCATGGTGGCAGGCCTTGGCACTATCACTCCAGCATCGGGTTATGTCGGCCCTGCTGGCGCGTTAGTTATCGGTTTTCTTGGCGGCGTGGTCTGCTTCTTTTCAACTGTCTACATCAAACAAAAGCTTAAGATTGACGACTCACTCGATGTGTTCCCAGTGCATGGTGTCGGCGGTATTCTCGGTACTTTGCTGGCGGGAGTATTTAGTTCGACTCAGCTTGGGATCTTCAGCGGTTATGGCTTTGCCAGTGTGAACCACACTATGCTCGACCAACTCGGGGCGCAGGCCATTGGCGTTATCGCTACGTTCACCTATACAGCGATTGTAACTTGGTTATTGTTTGTGGTGATTGGCAAAATCCTCGGCGGACTTCGAGTCAGCACAGAGCAGGAAGTGAATGGCCTAGACCTTTCCGAGCATGAAGAAACAGGCTATAGCCTGTAG
- a CDS encoding P-II family nitrogen regulator — translation MKLITAIIKPFKIDDVREALTQLGIQGMTVTEVRGFGRQKGHTELYRGAEYAVDFLPKMKLEIAIHSEQEDAVIEAIVAAAHTGKVGDGKIFVTPLEQVIRVRTAEEGSDAI, via the coding sequence TTGAAACTCATCACCGCTATTATTAAACCCTTTAAAATTGATGATGTACGTGAAGCGCTGACGCAACTTGGCATCCAAGGTATGACAGTGACCGAAGTACGCGGCTTTGGTCGCCAGAAGGGACATACAGAGCTGTATCGCGGCGCCGAATATGCGGTCGACTTTCTCCCCAAAATGAAGCTTGAAATTGCCATCCATTCCGAGCAGGAAGATGCGGTCATCGAAGCCATTGTTGCCGCGGCTCACACGGGTAAAGTCGGCGACGGCAAGATATTCGTCACTCCACTCGAGCAAGTGATCCGTGTACGCACCGCTGAGGAAGGGAGTGATGCAATATGA
- a CDS encoding VanZ family protein → MITKNTLFKLALAVAFVVISYLVFSRPTYSQSIPNIDKVGHLGSFFCLSYLTFLAFRPKWYWLSLVLAAYAILIELVQSRLPYRSASVGDVLADFAGIALFYFCLWAYRKYFSAAQLKEE, encoded by the coding sequence GTGATAACTAAAAACACCCTATTCAAATTGGCTTTAGCCGTAGCCTTTGTCGTGATCAGTTATCTGGTGTTTTCCAGACCAACCTATTCGCAAAGTATCCCCAATATCGATAAGGTAGGCCATCTTGGGAGCTTCTTCTGTCTCTCTTATCTGACCTTTCTCGCCTTTCGCCCTAAGTGGTACTGGCTCTCGCTGGTGCTTGCCGCCTACGCGATTTTGATTGAACTAGTGCAATCGCGTTTACCCTATCGCAGCGCCTCTGTGGGCGATGTGTTAGCGGACTTTGCTGGTATCGCTTTGTTTTACTTCTGTCTTTGGGCCTATCGAAAATACTTTAGCGCCGCCCAACTCAAGGAAGAATAA
- a CDS encoding YajQ family cyclic di-GMP-binding protein, giving the protein MPSFDIVSEVDEVELRNAVENSRREVSSRFDFRGKDASIEYKDHVVTLTAEDDFQCKQLVDILRTQLSKRNVEPSTMDVDEKSVHSGKTFSLKVRFKQGIETDIAKKIVKMVKDSKIKVQSQIQGDTVRVTGKARDDLQAVMALVRQADLGQPFQFNNFRD; this is encoded by the coding sequence ATGCCTTCATTTGATATTGTGTCTGAAGTGGATGAGGTTGAATTACGTAACGCGGTCGAAAACTCCCGCCGTGAAGTCAGCAGCCGATTCGATTTTCGTGGTAAAGATGCCAGCATCGAATATAAAGATCATGTGGTGACTCTCACCGCGGAAGATGATTTTCAGTGCAAGCAGTTGGTCGATATTCTGCGTACCCAATTGAGCAAGCGTAACGTTGAGCCTTCGACTATGGATGTCGACGAAAAGTCGGTTCACAGTGGCAAAACCTTCTCCCTGAAAGTGCGCTTTAAGCAGGGGATCGAGACGGATATCGCCAAGAAAATCGTTAAGATGGTCAAAGATAGCAAGATTAAAGTGCAATCTCAGATCCAAGGCGACACAGTGCGTGTAACGGGTAAAGCCCGCGATGATTTACAAGCTGTGATGGCGTTAGTGCGTCAAGCGGATCTTGGTCAGCCTTTCCAGTTCAATAACTTCCGCGATTAA
- a CDS encoding 2-dehydropantoate 2-reductase, which yields MFGQDVSSVMEPQITDIAILGAGAVGQLICHQLHSAGLAVGLIARESVSTSEATDWQDLVFCPLPSTDADTDSVSYRVPKVSFDSTGLQQVKLLIVCVKAYQVVDAISPLLDQLSPQCHILLLHNGMGPHLALAPKLQGRGLSLGTTSQGVLRQSRWQVKQTGQGLTQFGHFTGPALPQALRDGLLNAIPNSEWVEAIIPSLWQKLAVNAAINPLTALHQCPNGTLAQAELTQTITSILDELVEVAAHDGIALDRQMLGERVYRVIELTAANFSSMHQDVAHHRPTEIEQINGYICDRASAHGLSATTNAQMCQAIKQLSAITPQA from the coding sequence ATGTTCGGCCAAGATGTGTCATCCGTTATGGAGCCTCAAATCACCGATATTGCGATTTTAGGGGCTGGAGCCGTAGGGCAATTGATTTGCCATCAACTGCATTCGGCGGGATTAGCCGTAGGCCTGATAGCGCGTGAATCAGTATCCACTTCTGAGGCGACGGATTGGCAAGACCTTGTGTTTTGCCCTCTGCCATCAACGGATGCTGATACCGATTCAGTGTCATACCGAGTGCCTAAAGTTAGTTTTGACAGCACAGGCTTACAGCAGGTTAAGCTGCTAATTGTGTGCGTTAAGGCTTATCAAGTCGTTGATGCTATTAGCCCTTTACTCGACCAACTCTCGCCCCAGTGTCATATCCTGTTATTGCATAATGGCATGGGTCCACACTTGGCTCTCGCGCCCAAATTACAGGGTCGCGGCTTAAGCCTTGGTACCACCTCCCAGGGCGTGCTGCGACAGTCCCGCTGGCAAGTCAAACAAACTGGCCAAGGCTTGACCCAGTTTGGCCATTTTACCGGTCCCGCATTACCACAAGCACTGCGAGATGGGCTGCTCAACGCTATCCCAAACAGTGAATGGGTTGAGGCAATTATCCCGAGTCTTTGGCAAAAGCTTGCGGTAAACGCCGCGATTAATCCCCTGACTGCCCTGCATCAATGCCCCAATGGCACCTTGGCTCAGGCAGAATTGACCCAAACCATAACCAGTATCTTAGATGAGCTGGTCGAGGTTGCCGCCCACGATGGCATAGCGCTGGATAGACAAATGCTTGGGGAGCGCGTGTACCGGGTGATTGAACTCACAGCTGCGAATTTCTCGTCGATGCACCAAGATGTAGCACACCATAGGCCAACTGAAATTGAACAAATTAATGGTTATATTTGCGACCGCGCCAGCGCGCACGGTTTAAGTGCAACCACCAATGCCCAAATGTGCCAAGCCATTAAACAGTTGTCGGCAATAACGCCACAAGCTTAA